Proteins encoded in a region of the Luteimonas viscosa genome:
- a CDS encoding Hsp20/alpha crystallin family protein, with amino-acid sequence MSIVRYRQRPSELALHEEIKQVFDRFLGEQDTDASAVVTAQWVPRVDIKEEAERFVIYADLPGIDPQDIEVQMDKGILSIKGERKGESNTETERYSRVERRYGSFHRRFALPDSADADGVSANGRNGVLEIVIPKKPETTPRRIQVGNPTAH; translated from the coding sequence ATGAGCATCGTCCGTTACCGCCAGCGCCCCTCGGAACTGGCGCTGCACGAAGAGATCAAGCAGGTGTTCGACCGCTTCCTCGGCGAGCAGGACACCGACGCCTCGGCCGTGGTGACCGCGCAGTGGGTGCCGCGGGTCGACATCAAGGAAGAAGCCGAGCGCTTCGTCATCTACGCCGACCTGCCCGGGATCGACCCGCAGGACATCGAGGTCCAGATGGACAAGGGCATCCTCTCGATCAAGGGCGAGCGCAAGGGCGAATCGAATACCGAGACCGAGCGTTACTCGCGCGTCGAGCGCCGCTACGGCAGCTTCCACCGCCGCTTCGCGCTGCCCGACAGCGCCGATGCCGACGGCGTATCCGCCAACGGCCGCAACGGCGTGCTCGAGATCGTGATCCCGAAGAAGCCCGAGACCACCCCGCGCCGGATCCAGGTCGGGAACCCGACCGCGCACTGA
- the pbpC gene encoding penicillin-binding protein 1C, protein MSLTSRASGAQQAGASRWRRGLPWLRWGMVAVLASLLALDLAFPPQLPLARDTSTLVVAADGTPLRAFADGDGVWRHPATPEGVSPLYLEALLGYEDRWFRSHPGVNPFAMLRAAWQWASGDGIVSGGSTLTMQVARILDRDPGASTRTLHGKALQVLRALQLEAHLSKDEILSLYLERAPFGGTIEGVEAASWAYLGKPAARLSHAEAALLAVLPQAPSRLRPDRHPDVARAARDKVLGRMATLGVWTQAQVDDAMIETVVSRRLRPPMSAPLLAQRLRAAQPRRARIVSTLDADLQRTLEDRVAAYFSGLPERTSAALLVVDNATMEARAYVGSLDLHDRARLGHVDMVRAWRSPGSTLKPFLYGMALDDGLVHSESLLVDAPQSFGGYRPGNFDAAFNGPVGVATALRLSLNVPAVDLLARVGPARFAARLDNAGISLKFPRGATPNLTLILGGTGARLEDLVGAHAALHRDGIAGRVRYSPEDPRIDRRLLSPGAAWIVREILESNLRPGEREGMFDAGRRPRVSWKTGTSYGFRDAWAIGGTRRHTVGVWVGRPDGTPLPGQYGAITALPLLFEVVDSLPRAPGGDAPAPPPAEVSRQAVCWPLGTAADAQPPALCQRRFDAWVLGGAIPPTFAERDARSWSAGLERFDVDAGTGLRLSADCSRPHVPKATAIARWPALASPWLPVSTRRASRPPPLSPDCADDGRDAAGELRIEGLVDGATLARAPGSERGIRLSLRAIGSDAPVQWLLDGRWIGQTRGGNAFQHTFERPGAQRLTALADSGAWASVEFRVLR, encoded by the coding sequence ATGTCCCTGACATCACGGGCTTCCGGTGCGCAGCAGGCTGGCGCGTCCCGTTGGCGTCGCGGGTTGCCCTGGCTGCGCTGGGGGATGGTCGCGGTGCTGGCGTCGCTGCTCGCGCTCGACCTCGCGTTTCCGCCGCAGCTGCCGCTCGCGCGCGATACCAGCACCCTCGTGGTCGCCGCCGACGGCACTCCCTTGCGCGCGTTCGCCGATGGCGACGGCGTGTGGCGCCATCCGGCGACGCCGGAGGGTGTGTCGCCGTTGTACCTCGAGGCCTTGCTCGGCTACGAGGACCGCTGGTTCCGCAGTCACCCCGGAGTGAATCCGTTCGCCATGCTGCGCGCGGCGTGGCAGTGGGCGAGTGGCGACGGCATCGTCTCGGGCGGGTCAACACTGACCATGCAGGTCGCGCGCATCCTCGATCGCGACCCCGGTGCGTCCACGCGCACGCTGCACGGCAAGGCGCTGCAGGTGCTGCGCGCGCTGCAGCTCGAGGCGCACCTGTCGAAGGACGAGATCCTGTCGCTGTACCTGGAGCGCGCACCGTTCGGTGGCACCATCGAGGGCGTGGAAGCGGCGAGTTGGGCCTACCTGGGCAAGCCGGCGGCGCGCCTGTCGCATGCGGAAGCCGCGCTGCTCGCGGTGCTGCCGCAGGCGCCGAGCCGGCTGCGGCCGGATCGTCATCCCGACGTGGCGCGCGCTGCGCGCGACAAGGTGCTCGGGCGCATGGCCACCCTGGGCGTGTGGACGCAGGCGCAGGTGGACGACGCGATGATCGAGACCGTGGTGTCGCGGCGGCTGCGCCCGCCGATGTCCGCGCCCCTGCTGGCGCAGCGCCTGCGCGCCGCGCAGCCGCGCCGTGCGCGCATCGTCTCGACCCTGGATGCCGACCTGCAGCGCACGCTGGAGGATCGCGTGGCCGCCTATTTCTCCGGCCTGCCCGAACGCACGTCGGCCGCGCTGCTGGTGGTTGACAACGCGACGATGGAAGCGCGCGCCTACGTCGGCTCGCTCGACCTGCACGACCGCGCGCGCCTGGGCCATGTCGACATGGTGCGGGCCTGGCGCTCGCCGGGTTCGACGCTCAAGCCGTTCCTGTACGGCATGGCGCTCGACGACGGCCTGGTCCACTCCGAGAGCCTGCTGGTCGACGCGCCGCAGTCGTTCGGCGGTTACCGACCGGGCAACTTCGATGCCGCTTTCAACGGGCCGGTCGGGGTCGCGACCGCGCTGCGGCTCTCGCTCAACGTGCCGGCGGTGGACCTGCTCGCCCGGGTCGGTCCCGCGCGCTTCGCCGCACGCCTGGACAACGCCGGCATCTCGCTGAAGTTCCCGCGCGGCGCGACGCCGAATCTGACGCTGATCCTCGGCGGCACCGGCGCCCGGCTGGAGGACCTGGTGGGGGCGCACGCCGCGCTGCATCGCGACGGCATCGCGGGCCGCGTGCGCTACTCGCCGGAGGATCCGCGGATCGACCGCCGGCTGCTCTCGCCCGGCGCGGCGTGGATCGTGCGCGAGATCCTCGAGTCGAACCTGCGACCTGGCGAGCGCGAGGGCATGTTCGATGCCGGGCGCCGGCCGCGGGTCTCCTGGAAGACCGGCACCAGCTACGGATTCCGCGATGCCTGGGCGATCGGCGGCACGCGGCGGCATACCGTCGGCGTCTGGGTCGGTCGGCCCGACGGCACGCCGCTTCCCGGCCAGTACGGTGCGATCACCGCGCTGCCGCTGCTGTTCGAAGTGGTCGACAGTCTGCCGCGCGCGCCCGGCGGCGACGCGCCCGCGCCGCCGCCGGCGGAGGTTTCGCGGCAGGCGGTGTGCTGGCCGCTCGGTACCGCGGCCGATGCGCAGCCGCCTGCCTTGTGCCAGCGCCGCTTCGATGCCTGGGTGCTCGGCGGTGCGATCCCGCCGACCTTCGCCGAGCGCGACGCACGCTCGTGGAGCGCCGGGCTGGAACGCTTCGACGTGGACGCGGGCACAGGCCTGCGCCTGTCCGCCGACTGCAGCCGTCCGCATGTGCCGAAGGCGACCGCGATCGCCCGCTGGCCGGCGCTGGCCTCGCCTTGGTTGCCCGTCTCGACGCGGCGGGCTTCGCGACCACCGCCGCTGTCGCCGGACTGCGCCGACGACGGACGCGATGCGGCCGGCGAGTTGCGCATCGAGGGCCTCGTCGACGGTGCGACCCTGGCCAGGGCGCCAGGCAGCGAGCGCGGCATCCGCCTGTCGCTGCGTGCGATCGGTTCCGACGCGCCGGTGCAGTGGCTGCTCGACGGGCGATGGATCGGCCAGACGCGCGGCGGCAACGCGTTCCAGCACACCTTCGAGCGGCCCGGCGCGCAGCGACTCACCGCGCTCGCCGACAGTGGCGCCTGGGCATCGGTGGAATTCCGCGTGCTGCGCTGA
- a CDS encoding alpha-2-macroglobulin family protein translates to MRNGNWFGAMLLAVALMGIAGCKRDETGQLPAVSGEAIRGERDAIEGFGLVRAWPDQSEDALAIALEFSRPLVGTQDFDRLVTFAEPVAEPSGWSLSDDGKVLRYPHVEADAHYTLRISGELTAADGSSLGQDREEKVYTGELDPVVGFASQGSVLPAKESRGLPVVSVNVTEVDVEFLRVKESSLPKFFAEYQRGGRRGSWELDSRWGDKAPMSDLAEPVYVNRFVLGGERNERVLTYLPLQDIAELQQPGLYFAVMKKAGSFQDQFETAFFTVSDIGLHARAYKDKLFVHTASLRDGSALASAELRILDARGETIYKAETDSHGNALVDYTLDAAHVLVASRGNDVSMLPFNQPALDLSEFAVSGRENAWFDVFAWSGRDLYRPGETVRVSALLRDNDGKPVVAKDGKAQTLFVRLKQPDGKTFFETRLQPGALGYFGFEKQVPVDAPTGRWQVEFRTDPSSREAVQGMTLRIEEFLPERMKLDLESADAVLRPGQPLKLQAIGAYLYGAPASGNRFTAKLAVAVEQHPVEGMPGWFFGDPTIDLPKEAKDVVDATLDAQGRLTQDIALPEEVKGTTPVAAVVSGSLYETGGRSVNRTLERVLWPADALVGVRPQFDDKDGADANANPGFELLRVGSDGKPRPGKGLQVTLVREHRDYHWRHDEDGGWDYEYSSRFENVETRTVDVGETAIRLNFPVEWGEYRVDVLDPATKLVTRYPFRAGWGWGDENRGLDARPDKVKIALDRTGYRAGDKLKVTVTPPHAGPGLLMVESDRMLYVQAIEARAGASFEIPVTADWERHDVYVTALVFRGGSAASKVTPARAVGVAHVPMDRRDRRIAVGLKAPQRMRPEGPMQVVLSAPQLAGKEAYATVSAVDVGILNITRYPVPDARRHFFAQRRLGVDARDIYGRVIESHEGGTARLRFGGDMALAALPQARRPTARVQTVDLFAGPVRLDAQGNAKLTLQVPDFNGTLRVSALVYSADSYGSRDVETISRAPIVAEASMPRVMAPGDRATVTLDLTNFTGKAGDFDVRVDGVGPVSIAEGVRKAKLAVDGKSTLSFPLSANTGYTVAKVRVRVDGNGFKVDRSYDLPVRPAWPSVLRSSTRVLQSPVPVTLDGSLASGLMPGSVVAQFTVSALPPIPFASAIRGALGYPYGCAEQTTSKGYAALLLDEPTAKMLGIADVDAGKRRQYVEGAFGRLASMQIGSGHFSMWGDDGYVNPGLTPYIVEFLLDARDAGFNVPEAVLQKALERLNEDLLAGGNQFYGRDHRSHLRFAYQAYAGYVLARVNRAPLGTLRALYDNDRGNTLTALPLVHLGLALSLQGDKVRGQKALEGAFAFKGDRPGYLWDYGSPLRDQALMVALTRERGQVRAAYDARAIEVGRELDVRRNRGWLYLSTQEQIALARLGKALASAQGKQVSGTLVEGGVSQPVPAARVVGRAYDSETLAKGVRFDPEGEPPLFVSIDVAGVPTTAPAVDASRIKVERALYTTEGKPWTPAPLKEGEALIVALSITSDVAMPDALLTDLLPAGLEIENFNLGDAKQWADVVVAGIGINDRSDAADVEYEEFRDDRYVAALDLDPGRAARVFYLVRAVTPGTYTVPPPMAEDMYRPEIRGVGRAVPGTITVVQP, encoded by the coding sequence ATGCGTAACGGGAACTGGTTCGGCGCGATGTTGCTGGCCGTGGCCCTGATGGGGATCGCAGGCTGCAAGCGCGACGAGACCGGCCAGCTTCCGGCGGTCAGTGGGGAGGCGATCCGTGGCGAACGCGACGCGATCGAAGGCTTCGGCCTGGTCCGCGCCTGGCCGGACCAGTCGGAGGATGCGCTGGCCATCGCGCTGGAGTTCTCACGGCCGCTGGTCGGCACCCAGGACTTTGACAGGCTGGTCACCTTCGCCGAACCGGTCGCCGAGCCGAGCGGCTGGAGCCTGTCGGACGACGGCAAGGTCCTGCGCTATCCGCACGTCGAGGCCGACGCCCACTACACCCTGCGCATCTCGGGCGAGCTGACCGCGGCCGACGGCAGCAGCCTCGGCCAGGACCGCGAGGAGAAGGTGTACACCGGTGAACTCGACCCGGTCGTGGGATTCGCATCGCAGGGCAGCGTGCTGCCGGCGAAAGAGTCTCGCGGCCTGCCGGTGGTGTCGGTCAACGTCACCGAAGTCGACGTCGAGTTCCTGCGGGTGAAGGAGTCGTCGCTGCCGAAGTTCTTCGCCGAGTACCAGCGCGGCGGCCGCCGCGGCAGCTGGGAACTCGACAGCCGATGGGGCGACAAGGCGCCGATGTCGGATCTGGCCGAGCCGGTCTACGTCAACCGCTTCGTGCTCGGCGGCGAGCGCAACGAACGCGTGCTGACCTACCTGCCATTGCAGGACATCGCCGAGCTGCAGCAGCCGGGCCTGTACTTCGCGGTGATGAAGAAGGCCGGTTCGTTCCAGGACCAGTTCGAGACCGCTTTCTTCACGGTGAGCGACATCGGCCTGCATGCGCGCGCCTACAAGGACAAGCTGTTCGTGCACACCGCATCGCTGCGCGACGGCAGCGCGCTGGCCAGTGCCGAGCTGCGGATCCTGGACGCTCGCGGCGAAACCATCTACAAGGCCGAAACCGATTCCCACGGCAATGCGCTGGTCGACTACACGCTCGACGCCGCGCACGTGCTGGTCGCCAGCCGCGGCAACGACGTGTCGATGCTGCCGTTCAACCAGCCGGCGCTGGACCTGTCCGAGTTCGCCGTGTCCGGCCGCGAGAACGCCTGGTTCGACGTGTTCGCCTGGTCGGGGCGCGACCTGTACCGGCCTGGCGAGACCGTGCGCGTGTCGGCGCTGCTGCGCGACAACGACGGCAAACCGGTGGTGGCGAAGGACGGCAAGGCGCAGACCCTGTTCGTGCGCCTCAAGCAGCCCGACGGCAAGACTTTCTTCGAAACCCGCCTGCAACCCGGCGCGCTCGGATACTTCGGCTTCGAGAAACAGGTGCCGGTGGACGCGCCGACCGGTCGCTGGCAGGTCGAGTTCCGCACCGATCCCTCCAGCAGGGAGGCGGTGCAGGGCATGACCCTGCGGATCGAGGAATTCCTGCCCGAGCGGATGAAGCTCGACCTGGAATCGGCCGATGCCGTGCTCAGGCCCGGACAGCCGTTGAAGCTGCAGGCCATCGGCGCCTACCTGTACGGCGCGCCTGCCTCGGGCAACCGCTTCACCGCCAAGCTCGCGGTCGCTGTGGAACAGCATCCGGTCGAGGGCATGCCGGGCTGGTTCTTCGGCGATCCCACGATCGACCTGCCGAAGGAGGCGAAGGACGTCGTCGACGCGACGCTCGATGCACAGGGCCGCCTGACGCAGGACATCGCGCTGCCGGAAGAAGTGAAGGGGACCACGCCGGTTGCCGCGGTGGTGTCGGGCAGCCTGTACGAGACCGGTGGCCGCAGCGTCAACCGCACGCTCGAACGCGTGCTGTGGCCGGCCGACGCGCTCGTGGGCGTGCGCCCGCAGTTCGACGACAAGGACGGCGCGGATGCCAACGCAAACCCCGGGTTCGAACTGCTGCGCGTCGGCAGCGACGGCAAGCCGCGCCCGGGCAAGGGCCTGCAGGTGACCCTGGTGCGCGAGCACCGCGACTACCACTGGCGCCACGACGAGGACGGCGGCTGGGATTACGAGTACAGCAGTCGCTTCGAGAACGTCGAGACGCGCACGGTGGATGTCGGCGAGACCGCGATACGCCTCAATTTTCCGGTGGAGTGGGGCGAGTACCGCGTCGACGTGCTCGACCCGGCGACGAAGCTGGTCACGCGCTATCCGTTCCGTGCCGGCTGGGGCTGGGGCGACGAGAACCGTGGCCTCGACGCGCGCCCGGACAAGGTCAAGATCGCGCTCGACAGGACCGGCTACCGCGCCGGCGACAAGCTCAAGGTGACCGTCACGCCGCCGCACGCCGGTCCGGGCCTGCTGATGGTGGAGAGCGACCGCATGCTGTACGTGCAGGCGATCGAGGCCAGGGCCGGTGCCAGCTTCGAGATTCCGGTGACGGCCGACTGGGAGCGCCACGACGTCTACGTCACCGCGCTGGTGTTCCGTGGCGGCAGTGCGGCCAGCAAGGTCACGCCGGCGCGCGCGGTGGGCGTGGCTCACGTGCCGATGGACCGCCGCGACCGCCGCATCGCCGTCGGCCTCAAGGCGCCGCAGCGGATGCGCCCGGAAGGCCCGATGCAGGTGGTGCTGAGCGCGCCGCAACTGGCGGGCAAGGAGGCCTACGCCACGGTGTCCGCGGTCGATGTCGGCATCCTCAACATCACGCGCTATCCGGTGCCCGACGCGCGTCGCCACTTCTTCGCGCAGCGCCGGCTCGGCGTCGATGCCCGGGACATCTACGGCCGCGTGATCGAGAGCCACGAGGGCGGGACCGCGCGGCTGCGCTTCGGCGGCGACATGGCGCTGGCGGCGCTGCCCCAGGCCAGGCGGCCGACCGCTCGGGTGCAGACGGTCGACCTGTTCGCAGGCCCGGTCAGGCTCGACGCGCAGGGCAACGCGAAACTCACGCTGCAGGTGCCGGACTTCAACGGCACGCTGCGGGTGTCGGCCCTGGTGTACTCCGCGGACAGCTACGGCAGCCGCGACGTCGAGACGATCTCGCGCGCGCCGATCGTGGCCGAGGCGAGCATGCCGCGGGTGATGGCGCCGGGCGACCGCGCCACGGTCACGCTGGATCTCACCAATTTCACCGGCAAGGCCGGGGATTTCGACGTCCGCGTGGACGGCGTCGGCCCGGTGTCGATCGCCGAGGGCGTGCGCAAGGCGAAGCTCGCGGTCGACGGCAAGTCGACGCTCAGCTTCCCGCTGTCCGCGAACACGGGGTACACGGTGGCCAAGGTGCGCGTGCGGGTGGACGGCAACGGCTTCAAGGTCGACCGCAGTTACGACCTGCCGGTGCGCCCGGCGTGGCCGTCCGTGCTGCGTTCGAGCACCCGGGTGCTGCAGTCGCCGGTACCGGTGACGCTCGACGGTTCACTGGCGAGCGGGCTGATGCCGGGCTCGGTGGTGGCGCAGTTCACGGTCAGCGCGCTGCCGCCCATACCGTTCGCCAGCGCGATCCGCGGCGCGCTCGGCTACCCCTACGGTTGCGCCGAGCAGACCACCAGCAAGGGTTACGCGGCCTTGCTGCTGGACGAACCGACCGCGAAGATGCTGGGCATCGCCGACGTCGACGCCGGCAAGCGCCGGCAGTACGTGGAAGGCGCGTTCGGCCGGCTGGCGTCGATGCAGATCGGCTCGGGGCATTTCTCGATGTGGGGCGACGACGGCTACGTCAACCCGGGCCTGACGCCGTACATCGTCGAATTCCTGCTCGACGCGCGCGACGCAGGCTTCAACGTGCCCGAGGCGGTGTTGCAGAAGGCGCTGGAACGGCTCAACGAGGATCTGCTGGCAGGTGGCAACCAGTTCTACGGTCGCGACCACCGTTCGCACCTGCGCTTCGCCTACCAGGCCTACGCCGGCTACGTGCTCGCGCGCGTCAACCGTGCGCCGCTGGGCACGCTGCGCGCGCTGTACGACAACGATCGCGGCAACACGCTGACCGCATTGCCGCTGGTGCACCTGGGCCTGGCATTGTCGCTGCAGGGCGACAAGGTGCGCGGCCAGAAGGCGCTAGAGGGCGCGTTCGCGTTCAAGGGCGACCGGCCGGGCTACCTCTGGGACTACGGCAGCCCGCTGCGCGACCAGGCTCTGATGGTGGCGCTGACCCGCGAACGCGGGCAGGTGCGCGCCGCGTACGACGCCAGGGCGATCGAGGTCGGCCGCGAGCTGGACGTGCGTCGCAACCGCGGCTGGCTGTACCTGAGCACTCAGGAGCAGATCGCGCTGGCGAGGCTGGGCAAGGCGCTGGCGTCGGCCCAGGGCAAGCAGGTGTCCGGCACGCTGGTGGAAGGCGGCGTGAGCCAGCCGGTGCCGGCGGCACGCGTGGTCGGACGCGCCTACGATTCGGAGACGCTGGCCAAGGGCGTGCGCTTCGACCCGGAAGGCGAGCCCCCGTTGTTCGTCAGCATCGACGTGGCCGGTGTGCCGACCACGGCGCCGGCGGTCGATGCCAGCCGGATCAAGGTCGAACGCGCGCTGTACACCACCGAAGGCAAGCCGTGGACGCCGGCGCCGCTGAAGGAGGGCGAGGCGCTGATCGTCGCGCTGTCGATCACCAGCGACGTGGCGATGCCCGACGCGTTGCTGACCGATCTGCTGCCGGCCGGGCTGGAGATCGAGAACTTCAACCTCGGCGATGCGAAGCAGTGGGCGGACGTGGTGGTCGCGGGCATCGGGATCAACGACCGGTCCGATGCCGCCGACGTCGAATACGAGGAGTTCCGCGACGACCGTTACGTCGCCGCACTCGACCTCGATCCGGGCCGCGCGGCGCGGGTGTTCTATCTGGTCCGCGCGGTGACGCCGGGCACGTATACGGTGCCGCCGCCGATGGCGGAGGACATGTACCGGCCGGAGATCCGCGGGGTGGGAAGGGCGGTGCCGGGGACGATCACGGTGGTGCAGCCGTGA
- the gyrA gene encoding DNA gyrase subunit A: MTDLAQEIIPVNLEDEMRRSYLDYAMSVIVGRALPDVRDGLKPVHRRVLHAMNELGAHSNKPYYKSARIVGDVIGKYHPHGDQSVYDTLVRMAQPFSLRYLLVDGQGNFGSVDGDSAAAMRYTEARMARLTHELMADIDKETVDFTPNYDEKELEPSVMPTRFPNLLVNGSAGIAVGMATNIPPHNLGEVVDALIAMIDNPDIDIDGLMEYIPGPDFPTGGIINGVGGIHLAYRTGRGRVRIRAKCDVEVADNGRESIIVTEIPYQVNKARLIEKIAELVKEKKLDGISELRDESDKDGMRIYIEIKRGDSAEVVLNNLYAQTQLESVFGINMVALVDGRPQLLNLRQILEAFVRHRREVVTRRTIFELRKARNRAHILEGLTVALANIDEMIELIKTSDNPQIARERMLARLWQPGLVGALLGAAGAEASRPEDLPAGVGLLADGYQLTEQQAQQILEMRLHRLTGLEQEKLTEEYRQLLDAIRGLIEILEDPEVLLEVIRTELRNVKEEFGDARRSEIRASEEDLDILDLIAPEDVVVTLSHAGYAKRQPATAYRAQKRGGRGRNAASTKDEDFIDQLWLVNTHDTLLTFTSAGRVFWLPVHQLPDAGPNARGRPIINWIALEEGEKVQAVVPVREYAADKFVFFATRHGTVKKTPLTEFAYRLARGKIAINLDEGDALVNAALTDGSRDIMLFASNGKAVRFDEASVRAMGRTATGVRGIRLAEGEEVRSLVVVDGAGDVLTASERGYGKRTPLGEYPKKGRGTQGVIALQTTARNGRLVGAIQLSDHHEVLLISDGGTLVRTRASEISQVGRNTQGVTLIRLAADESLQAIERVDASLEEGEAVGTADAVHAAEDLRPDA, encoded by the coding sequence ATGACCGATCTCGCGCAGGAAATCATCCCGGTCAACCTCGAAGACGAAATGCGTCGCAGCTACCTCGATTACGCCATGAGCGTGATCGTCGGCCGCGCGCTGCCCGACGTCCGCGATGGCCTCAAGCCCGTGCACCGTCGCGTGCTGCACGCGATGAACGAGCTGGGCGCGCACAGCAACAAGCCGTACTACAAGTCCGCGCGCATCGTCGGCGACGTGATCGGCAAATACCACCCGCACGGCGACCAGTCGGTGTACGACACCCTGGTGCGCATGGCGCAGCCGTTCTCGCTGCGCTACCTGCTGGTCGACGGCCAGGGCAACTTCGGTTCGGTCGACGGCGACAGCGCCGCGGCGATGCGCTACACCGAGGCGCGCATGGCGCGTCTGACCCACGAGCTGATGGCCGACATCGACAAGGAAACCGTCGATTTCACCCCCAACTACGACGAGAAGGAACTCGAGCCGTCGGTGATGCCGACGCGCTTCCCGAACCTGCTGGTCAACGGCTCGGCCGGCATCGCGGTGGGCATGGCCACCAACATCCCGCCACACAACCTGGGCGAGGTGGTCGACGCGCTCATCGCGATGATCGACAACCCCGACATCGACATCGACGGGTTGATGGAATACATCCCCGGGCCGGATTTCCCCACCGGCGGCATCATCAACGGCGTCGGCGGCATCCATCTGGCCTACCGCACCGGCCGCGGCCGCGTGCGCATCCGCGCCAAGTGCGACGTCGAGGTGGCCGACAACGGCCGCGAGTCGATCATCGTCACCGAGATTCCCTACCAGGTGAACAAGGCGCGGCTGATCGAGAAGATCGCCGAGCTGGTGAAGGAGAAGAAGCTCGACGGCATCAGCGAGCTGCGCGACGAGTCCGACAAGGACGGCATGCGCATCTACATCGAGATCAAGCGCGGCGACTCGGCCGAGGTGGTGCTCAACAACCTCTACGCGCAGACCCAGCTCGAATCGGTGTTCGGCATCAACATGGTGGCGCTGGTCGACGGCCGCCCGCAGCTGCTCAACCTGCGGCAGATCCTCGAGGCCTTCGTCCGCCACCGCCGCGAGGTGGTCACGCGCCGGACGATCTTCGAACTGCGCAAGGCGCGCAACCGCGCCCACATCCTCGAAGGCCTGACGGTCGCGCTCGCCAACATCGACGAGATGATCGAGCTGATCAAGACCTCGGACAATCCGCAGATCGCGCGCGAACGCATGCTCGCGCGGCTGTGGCAACCGGGGCTGGTCGGCGCCCTGCTCGGCGCGGCCGGCGCCGAGGCCTCGCGTCCGGAAGACCTGCCGGCGGGCGTCGGGCTGCTCGCGGACGGCTACCAGCTCACCGAGCAGCAGGCGCAGCAGATCCTGGAGATGCGCCTGCACCGCCTGACCGGGCTGGAGCAGGAGAAGCTGACCGAGGAATACCGCCAGTTGCTCGACGCCATCCGCGGCCTGATCGAGATCCTCGAGGACCCGGAAGTGCTGCTGGAGGTGATCCGCACCGAACTGCGCAATGTCAAGGAAGAGTTCGGCGACGCGCGCCGCAGCGAGATCCGCGCCAGCGAGGAGGACCTCGACATCCTCGACCTGATCGCGCCGGAAGACGTGGTGGTCACGCTTTCGCATGCGGGCTACGCCAAGCGCCAGCCGGCCACCGCCTACCGCGCGCAGAAGCGCGGCGGACGCGGGCGCAACGCGGCATCGACCAAGGACGAGGATTTCATCGACCAGTTGTGGCTGGTCAACACCCACGACACGCTGCTCACGTTCACCAGTGCCGGGCGCGTGTTCTGGCTGCCGGTGCACCAGCTGCCCGACGCCGGGCCGAATGCGCGTGGCCGCCCGATCATCAACTGGATCGCGCTGGAAGAAGGCGAGAAGGTGCAGGCGGTGGTGCCGGTGCGCGAGTACGCGGCCGACAAGTTCGTGTTCTTCGCGACCCGCCACGGCACGGTGAAGAAGACGCCGCTGACCGAGTTCGCCTACCGGCTGGCGCGCGGCAAGATCGCGATCAACCTCGACGAGGGCGACGCGCTGGTGAATGCCGCGCTGACCGACGGCAGCCGCGACATCATGCTGTTCGCCAGCAACGGCAAGGCGGTGCGTTTCGACGAGGCGTCCGTGCGCGCCATGGGCCGTACCGCCACCGGCGTGCGCGGCATCCGCCTGGCCGAGGGCGAGGAAGTGCGCAGCCTGGTGGTGGTCGATGGCGCGGGCGACGTCCTCACCGCCAGCGAGCGCGGCTACGGCAAGCGCACCCCGCTCGGGGAATACCCGAAGAAGGGGCGCGGCACCCAGGGCGTGATCGCGCTGCAGACCACGGCGCGCAACGGCAGGCTGGTGGGCGCGATCCAGCTGTCCGACCATCACGAGGTGCTGCTGATCTCCGACGGCGGCACCCTGGTGCGCACGCGCGCCAGCGAGATCTCCCAGGTCGGCCGCAATACCCAGGGCGTGACCCTGATCCGGCTGGCGGCGGACGAGAGCCTGCAGGCGATCGAGCGCGTCGATGCGTCGCTCGAGGAAGGCGAAGCCGTGGGGACGGCCGATGCCGTCCACGCTGCGGAGGACTTGCGGCCGGACGCGTGA
- a CDS encoding peroxiredoxin has product MTIQIGDRIPEVVLKYIDDGVQAVDTPTLFEGRRMVLFAVPGAFTPTCSERHLPGFVEHFDEFSQRGVHVACIAVNDPFVMQAWGESQHVPKGLRMLSDGNADLTRALGLEMDASGYGMGVRSKRFALYAEDGIVKQLFVEAPGEFRVSSAEHMLAHLPD; this is encoded by the coding sequence ATGACCATCCAGATCGGCGACCGAATCCCCGAAGTGGTGCTCAAGTACATCGACGACGGCGTCCAGGCGGTCGACACCCCCACCCTGTTCGAAGGCCGGAGGATGGTGCTGTTCGCGGTCCCGGGCGCATTCACCCCCACCTGCTCGGAGCGCCACCTGCCGGGCTTCGTCGAGCACTTCGACGAGTTCAGCCAGCGCGGCGTGCACGTGGCCTGCATCGCGGTGAACGACCCGTTCGTGATGCAGGCCTGGGGCGAAAGCCAGCACGTGCCGAAGGGCCTGCGCATGCTGTCCGACGGCAACGCCGACCTGACCCGGGCCCTGGGCCTGGAGATGGACGCCAGCGGCTACGGCATGGGCGTGCGCAGCAAGCGCTTCGCGCTTTACGCCGAGGACGGCATCGTCAAGCAGCTGTTCGTCGAGGCCCCGGGCGAGTTCCGGGTCTCGAGCGCGGAGCACATGCTGGCGCACCTGCCGGACTGA